The nucleotide sequence CCACCGAGGTCGAGGAGGCGCAGGCCAGCCGCTTCGGCAACGTGCGGGCGGGGACGCAGGGCAAGGTCACCGAATTCGCCTACAAGCCGGACGAGCCGCTGGGCCCCACCGTCACCGCCGAGATTTTCGCCTACGACGCCGCTGTTTTGCTGGAGACCCTGGCCGAACTCGAGGCCCAGGGCGAGCTCGGAGACTACGGCGAGCAGCTTCTGCCCGCCCTGGTCAAGAGGGGTGACGCCTACGCCTTCCCGCTCAAGGGGTACTGGATGGACGTGGGTACACTGGGGGCCTACTGGCAAGCCCACCAGGACTTCCTGGACGGACGCGGCTTTCCGCTCGACACGCCGGACTGGCCCTTTATCACCAGCAGCATCTCGCGGCCGCCCACGCGGATCGAGGGGACCGCCCGTCTGGAGCAGGCCTTGGTGTGCGGGGGGGCGGTGATCGGGGGCGAGGTCATCCGCAGCGTGGTCGGTCCGGGTGCGGTGGTGGAGGCGGGGGCGGTCGTGCGGGACAGCGTTGTGCAACCCGGCGCGACCGTGCGGGCCGGGGCAAGGGTGCGCCGCGCCATCCTGGACCAGGAGGTGACCGTGGAGGCGGGGGCCGAGGTGGGGGGCGGGGGTGCGGACGGCCCGCCCGCCGTGATCGGCGCCCGCACGACCGTTCAGGCCGGGGCCAAGGTGGAGGCGGGCCTGATCGTCGAGCCACGCCGGACCGTTCGCGCGGGCGAGGAGGCGCAGGTGACGAAGGAGCCGGAGGGGGATGACCGAGCCGGGAAATAAAGCCGCCAGAAAACGCTGCCTGTATCCCCTTTTGCCCCCGTGCCTTTCCCGTACACTGGCGGGCTGATGACGGCCCCCACCCCCGCCCCCCACACGCTTTCGGTCGCGCCCATGCTGGACTGGACTGACCGGCACTGCCGGGCCTTCCACCGCACGCTGACCCGGCGGACCCTGCTGTACACCGAGATGGTCACCACCGGAGCGGTTCTGCATGGCGACCGCGAGCGGCACCTAGGCTTCGGTGCGGCCGAGCAGCCCGTCGCCCTGCAGCTGGGCGGGAGCGACCCGGCGGCACTCGCCGAATGCGCGCGGATCGCCGAGGACTGGGGCTACTGTGAAGTGAACCTGAACTGCGGGTGCCCCAGCGACCGTGTACAAAGCGGCTCTTTCGGGGCTTGCCTGATGGGGACGCCGGACGTGGTGGCCCGCGCGGTGGAGGCGATGCGCCGCGGCACGTCCCTCCCCGTCACTGTGAAGCACCGCATTGGGATCGACGATCTGGACAGCTACGAGCACCTCACGCGCTTCGTGCGAACGGTGGCGGAGGCCGGGTGCGAGACCTTTATCGTCCACGCGCGCAAGGCGTGGCTCTCGGGTCTCTCTCCCAAGGAGAACCGCGAAATCCCGCCCCTGCGCTACGAGGTGGTGCGGCAACTCAAGGCCGACTTTCCTCACCTGACGGTCGTGCTCAACGGCGGCGTGCTCACGCTGGAGGCCGCGCGGGAGCACCTCACCTGGGCGGATGGCGTGATGATCGGCCGCGCCGCGTACCAGGACCCCTACCTTCTCGCCGCCGCCGACCGCGACGTATTCGGGGAAGACGCCACCCCACCCACCCGCCGTGAGGCCATCGAAGCCTTTTTGCCCTACGTCGCCGCACAGCTCGCCAAGGGCCAGCCCCTCCACCGAATGATGCGGCATACCCTGGGCCTTTTTGCAGGTCAGCCCGGCGCTCGTCACTGGAAGCGCACCCTCAGCGAGTGGGGGCACCGGCCCGGCGCGGGGCTGGAGGTGGTGCGGGAGGCGTTGAGCGGGGTGCCGGACAGCGTGCTGGACGCCCGGCTTGACGTGGTTTCCTCGCTGACCTCACATTGGGACTCAAGACCTGCCGGAGATTCCGGTGCGCGGCGCCCCGTTCCCGCCCCTTTCCAGGCGCCCGCAGAAAGCGAGCCCGTATGACCACCCCGACCCAGAACGAACGGAACAGTGACCCCGTGACCCGCAGCCGGGCCTACTTCGCTGGCGAGTGGCGCAGCACGCCCAGGACCTTCGAGGTCATTCACCCCGGCAACCTGGAACCCATCGGCGCAGTGGCCGACTGCACCGCCGACGACGCCCGCCGGGCCATCGACGCCGCCGAGGCTGCCCTGAGGGAATGGCGCCGGGTCAACCCGTACAGGCGCGGCCAGGTACTGCGCCGCTGGCACGACCTGATGTTGACGCACAAGGAGGAGCTTGCCCGCCTGATGACGCTGGAGATGGGCAAGCCGATCACCGAGACGCGCGGCGAGGTGCACTACGCGGCCTCCTTTATCGAGTGGTGCGCGGAGGAGGCCGGACGTATCAGCGGCGAGCGCATCACTATGCGGTTTGACCACAAGCGCGGCCTGACGAGCCTAGAGCCCGTCGGCATCGTCTACGCCGTCACCCCCTGGAACTTCCCCGCGGGCATGGTCACCCGCAAGGCCGCCCCCGCCCTGGCTGCCGGGTGCGTGATGATCCTCAAGCCCGCCGAGCAGAGCCCGATGACCGCGCTCTACCTGGCCGAACTGTGGCTGGAGGCGGGCGGCCCGGCAAATACCCTGCAAGTCCTGCCCACCAGCGACGCGGCGGCCTTCACGGTCCCCTTCATGGAGGACGAGCGGGTCCGCAAGCTCACCTTTACCGGCAGCACCGCCGTCGGACGGCTGCTCTACCAGCAGGCCGCGAGGACGATCAAGCGCGTCTCGCTGGAACTCGGCGGCCACGCGCCCTTCCTGATCTTCGCGGACGCCGATCTGGAGAAGGCTGCGCGCGAGGTGATCGGTTCCAAGTTTCGCAACGCCGGACAGACCTGCATCAGCACCAACCGGGTGTACGTGCAGCGCGAGGTGGCGCAGGAGTTTACCGACATTCTCACCGCGAAGACGGCCCAGCTCGTCCTGGGAGATCCCCTCCTGGACACCACCAACGTCGGCCCAGTGGTCGAGCAGGCGGGCCTGGACAAGATTCAGGCGCAGGTGGAGGACGCCCTGCGGCGCGGCGCGAAGGTCACCGTCGGTGGCCACGTGAAGGAGGGCTTGTACTTTCAGCCCACGGTATTGACCGATGTGGCTGAAGGCAGCCTGATCCTGCGCGAGGAAACCTTTGGCCCGGTGGCGCCCGTCGTGGTGTTTGGCACCGAGGAGGAGGCCCTGCGCCTCGCCAACGACAGCGAGTACGGCCTGGCCGCCTACGCCTACACCCGCGACCTGAGCCGCGCCTGGCGGGTGGCCGAGGCGCTGGAGTACGGCATTGTGGGCATCAATGACGGTGTGCCGAGTGCCGCCTCACCCCACGTGCCCTTTGGCGGCATGAAAAACAGCGGTGTGGGCCGCGAGGGCGGTCACTGGGGCCTGGACGAGTACCTGGAGACCAAGTTCATCAGCATGGGGCTGGACTGAGGCCCACTCTCTCCGGGCTCCTCCTTGGGAACGTGGGAGACTGGAGCATGCTGCCTGAGGAACCGAACGTGGCCGCCCTGCCGCTTGCCGGGGTGAAGGTGGCGGACTTCACCCGGGTACTGACCGGCCCCTTCTGCACCATGCTGCTGGGGGACCTGGGCGCCGACGTGATCAAGGTGGAACCCCCCGGGGGCGACGACACCCGCGCCTGGGGGCCACCCTTTCAGACCTCGGAGGGGGGCAAGGAGTCGAGCTACTTCCTGAGTGTGAACCGCAACAAGCGCAGCGTCGTCCTCGACCTCAAGACGCCGGAGGGCCGGGAGGCCGCGCGGCGCCTGATCGCGCAGGCGGACGTATTGGTCGAGAACTTCCGCCCCGGCACCTTTGAGCGCCTGGGCTTTGGCTGGGACGCCCTGCACGCCGAATTTCCCCGCCTGATCTACGCCAGCGTCTCCGGCTTCGGGCAGGACGGGCCGTACCGCGACCGCGCCGGATACGACGTCATCGCGCAGGGCATGGGCGGCCTGATGAGCTACAACGGCGACGTGGGCGGGCCGCCCGTTCGGGTCGGCGTGGCGGTGGCGGACGTATTCTCGGGGGCGCTTCTCACCCAGGCGATCCTGGCGGCCCTCTATGGGCGGGAACGCAGCGGGCGGGGACAGCGGCTGGACGTGAACCTGCTCGAAAGCGTGATCGCGCTGGGCAGCAGCCAGGTCGGGCGCTACCTTACGACCGGCGAGGTGCCGGTGCCCATCGGCAATGATCACCGCAGCATCGTCCCCTACGGCACCTTGAAGTGCGGGGACGGCTTGATCAATGTCGCTGTGGGCAACGACGCGCTGTGGCGCAGGTTCTGCCAGGCGCTGGAGCTGACCGAGCTGGGGCGCGACCCCCGCTTTGCCACCAACGAGGGCCGGGTGCGGCACCGCGAGGAGCTGGATACCCGCTTGCTGAGCGGGCTGGCGCGCTTCACACGCGCGGAGATCATGGCGCGGCTGGACGCGGCGGGGGTGCCCTGCGGCCCGGTCAATAACCTGGCGGAAGTTTTTGCAGATCCGCACGTGCGGGCGCGTCACGTCGCCGTCTCGGTCCCGCACGCCTCGCTGGGCACCACCACCGTCACCGCGCCCCCTTGGGACATCGGCGGGGCAAGGCCCCCGGTGCGCCGCGCCCCGCCCACGCTGGGCCAGCACACGGCGGAGGTGCTGCGGGAACTCGGCCTCGCGGAACCCGCCGGGAACGCAGACTGATCTTCTCCCGGAACATCTGATAGAAAGACCGCGACCTTCCCCATCTCTTCCTGCGGTTGGAAGCTGGCCGCTCGCCCTTCAAGGAGTCCCCATGCTCGATTACTTTCAGGCCCGCAGCCTGCTCGGCCCCGACGAGCAGCTCGTCATGCAGAGTGTCCGCTCGTTCGTGGACAGCGAACTCATGCCCCGGATCGCGGAGTGGTGGGACCGCGAGGAGCTGCCCGTCCGCGAGGTGATGCGCGAGTTTGGCCAGATGGGCCTCCTGGGCCCCACGGTTCCCGAGGCGTACGGCGGCGCAGGCGCCACCTACAGCGCCTACGGGGCGATGATGTACGAGCTTGAGCGCTGTGACAGCGGCCTCAGGAGCGCGGCCAGCGTGCAGGGCAGCCTGGTGATGCATCCCATCCACGTCTACGGCTCTGAGGAACAGAAGCGGGAGTACCTTCCCGGCTTGGCCTCCGGCGAGCTGATCGGCTGCTTCGGCCTCACCGAGCCCGACGGCGGCTCCGACCCCGGCGCGATGCGCACCCGCGCCCGCCGGGACGGCGGTGACTACGTCCTGAACGGCAACAAGATGTGGATCACCAACAGCCCCGTCGCGGACCTCGCCGTCGTGTGGGCCAAGGATGATGCGGGCGTGGTGCGCGGTTTTATCGTCCCCCGGGACGCGAAGGGCTTCTCCACGCCCAAGATCCAGCGCAAGATGAGCCTGCGGGCCTCGGTGACGGGCGAGATCGTGCTGGAAGACTGCCGCATTCCCGCCGAGAACCTGCTGCCCGGTTCGGACGGCCTGAAAAGCCCGCTCGGCTGCCTCACCTCCGCCCGCTTCGGCATCGCCTGGGGCGCGATGGGGGCGCTGGAGGCCGTGTACGAGACGGCGCTGGCGTACACGACGGGCCGCTCCACCTTCGGCAAGCCCATCGCTCAGCGCCAGCTCGTGCAGGACAAGCTGGTGCGGATGGTCACGGACCACTCGGCAGGGCTGCTTCTCGCCGTACAGCTGGGCCGCCTCAAAGACAGCGGGCGGATGACCTTCGGGCGGGTGTCTGTGGCCAAACGGAACAACGTGCGGGTGGCCCTCAATGGTGCTCGTCTTGCCCGCGAGATGCTGGGCGGCAACGGCATTACCACCGAATACCCGGTCATCCGCCACATGCTCAATCTGGAAACGGTCGACACCTACGAGGGCACCCACGACATCCATACGCTGATCGTGGGCCGGGACGTGACGGGCCTGAACGCGCTGGAATAGCGAGGCGCTCCTTCCGCGTCCCGTTGCGGGGGTCAGCGGGTAAAGTCGGGTTCGGCGTCCAAGCTCCTCACCCACGCGGCGATGAGGTCGATGCAGGCCCGCACGTCACGCGCGTCCACCATCTCGTTGGGGGAGTGCATGTAGCGGTTGGGAACGCTGACGACCGCCGCGGGGACACCGGAGCGGGAGAGGATCATGGTATCTGCGTCGGTGTACGTCAGGCGCGGATTGGCGCTGAGGGTGTAGGGAATCTCTTTTTCCTGTGCGGCGGCGATCATCTGCCGCAGGATGACCGGGCTGGTGAGCGGGCCGACCGCGAGGTTGGCACCGGAGCCGAAGGGCACCACGCCGTACTTCTTCTCGCTGACACCGGGTTGCCGCGTTTCGTGGGTCACGTCCACGGCGACGCCCGCGACTGGCCTGAGGCGGTGACTCCCCACCTGCGCGCCGTAGCTGCCGATCTCCTCCTGGCTGGTGCCGACAGCGACGACGCGGTGCTTCAGGTCCTCGCCCCCCAGGGCACGCAGCGCCTCCAGCACGATAAACGCGCCCACTCGGTTGTCGAGGGCACGGCTCACGATCTTGTCTCCCACCCAGAGCGGCTCCTGCTCGATCACGCCGGGTGTGCCCACGGGGATCCGGGCCCGCGCCTCCTCCTGGCTCAAGCCCACGTCAATCCAGAGGTCTTCCAGCCTGCTGGCCTGCTTGCGTTCCTCGGGGTCGAGCACGTGAATCGCCTTTTTGCCCACCACCCCGATGATGTCCCCATCCGGCGCGAGCAGGCGAACGCGCTGGCCCACCAGCACCTGTGGATCCCAGCCGCCGATGCCCAGCACGCTGAGGAATCCCTCGTCACCCACGTGGCTGACGATCAGGCCGATCTCGTCGAGATGCCCCAGCAGGGCGATGGCGGGCGCGTCTTCTGGGCCAAGTTCGGCGTAGACGTTGCCGTAGTGGTCCTCGCTGACGCGGGCGAAGCCACTCGCCTCCCGCTTCCACACGTCGGCGGCGCGGCGCTCGAAGCCTCTGGGTGCTGCCTCGCGCAGCAGGGCGAACAGGAACTCGCGGTTGATGTGCTGTTGTTGGGAACTCACGGGGGCGAGTGTACGCCCTGCCGCTATCCTCGCGGTATGGGCCATTCCACCTCCCCCCCAGCGCCCGACGTGCGCGTTCACGTGAACGTGTTCCACCTTTCCGCGCACTCCACCCCTGGGCGCCAGGTCTTTACCTACGTGATCCGTATCGAGAATCACAGCGAGGAGACCTGGCAACTCCTCGCCCGCCACTGGCAGATCGTGGATGCCGGGGGCCGCCAGACGGTCGTGGACGGTGAGGGCGTGGTCGGCGAGCAGCCCGTGATCCCGCCCGGCGGCGTCTTCGTGTACGACTCCTTTGTGACTGTGCAGGACACGCCCGGCCGGATGGAGGGTCACTACGTGATGCAAGACGCCTGGGGAATGCGGGCGCAGGTGCCGATTCTGCCCTTCGTGCTGGAGGTGCCGGGGGAGAGGATGTTGAATTAGAGGAGTTGGCCTGGTGGCTCTTGTCAATCCCCTTTTGGGGTGATATGGCTTTGCGTCCGTAAAACCTCCTCTCGAAAGCTATCTTCCTAGAAGGATGCTTGAGAAGTTGGAAAATGCGGAGTTCAGAGTAGTTGGGTATTTCTGGCCTGGACTGGACATTGGAGCAGTCGTTGATCTATCCGAAATTAGAGATGATGACGTTTGCTTAACTTACGTGCGTCGTCATCGCAGAGTTGAGCAAATACCGCTTACTGTACTTTTGGAGGCTGCATGCAATTGTAATATTAAGTTCTTAAAGCCTCAGGATATTTTTAACTGGGAACTTAAGGCTTTACTTCGAGAAAAACTATCCAAGCCTAGACCTATGACAGACTTTGAACGATTGCAAAAGCAGCGTGCCGAAGCTGCTGCTGTTGAAGAAGAGGAGCGTCGTAGACATCAGGAAGAGAGAGAAGAGTACGAACGTAAATACATTGATAGGAGGACGCATTGCTGGAGGTGTTGGAAATCTCTTTATTCATACAAGGACTGGGTTATCAGTAGCTATGAAAGACCGAAGCCACACCCTGATTTTCCCGTCTTCCCCAAGTGTAGTACTTGCGGTTGGCTAAAATGTTCCTGTGGTGCGTGTGGCTGTGGATAGAGATTAACCGCGCCTCTCACGCCTGCGGCACCTCCGCCTCCACCAGCGTTCCGTGGCCGGGGCTGCTGAGGATGCGGTAGCGGCCGCCGCGGCTCTCGACGCGCTCGCGCATCTGCATCAGGCCCAGGCCCCCCGCGCTGCTGACCCGCCCAGAAATCTGCTCGGGGTCAAACCCCGCGCCGTCGTCCTGCACGCGCAGGGTGACACGCTCGCCACCGTGCAGGGTGACGGTGACCTCACGGGCACGGGCGTGCTTGGCGACGTTGTTGAGGCTTTCTTGCAGGATGCGAAACACCATCGCCTCGTCCCCCGGCGCAAGGTGAATATCGCCGGTCACGTTGAGTGTGGTGCGCAGGTTGTTCTGCTGGCCGAAATCCTCCACGTAGCGCCGCACGGTCTCCAGCAGGCCGTAGCGTTCGAGGTCGATGGGGCGCAGCGCGAAGATCGAGCGGCGAACCTCGCGGATCTGCTCGCGCAGTAGGGCGGTGGCGGCCCGCACCTCCGCCTCCGCCCCCTGCGGATCACTGTGCAGTTGCCGAGCGACCAGGTCGAGCTTCAGGGCACAAAAGGCGAGAGACTGCGCCACGCCGTCGTGAATCTCGCGGGCGATGCGGGCCCGCTCATCACTGATGGCGAGCTCTTCGGAGTACAGGTAGGCGCGGGCATTGCGCACCGCCAGCGTGGCCTGCCCCACCAGCAGGGCGAGCAGGGGGAGGCGCGCCTCCGCAAAGGCGTCTGGGCGGGCGTCTCCCAGAACCAGCACGCCGACCAGGCCCTCCTCGTCGCGCATGGGAAGGCCCAAAGCACTTTTGGCCTCGGGAAACACCTCGGCCGCCTCCTGGGGGCTGGCCACCAGCGGGGTGCCCGCTTCGGCCACCCGCGCCACAAAGGCGGGGGCTGGAGCGCCGCCGCCGCTTTCACCGCCCGCGTGCCCGGAGTACTCCAGTCGCAACAGGCCGTCTTGGTCCCGCAGGTACACGGCCCGCGCCCCGGCCCCCACCCGCTCGGCCATGTTGTGCGTGACGCGTGCGAGCAGCCGGCGCATGTTGCGCTCGGCGCGGATGGACTGGTCTACGCTGTGGAGGGTCATCAGGTCGAGGGTGCGTTGCCGCGCGGCTTCCACCCCGGTCGCCACCTCGGCGGCGAGGGCCTGCGCGAGCGCCTCCGTTTCCGGCGTGGGGGGGGTATCGAAATGCAGCGCGAGCGCGCCTCCCCCCGGAATGGCGACGCGCAGGGGATAGAGCGGGGTGCCGGGGCGCTCCGGTTCCTCCCGGGTGGCCGAGGCGCTGAGCCCGCCAGGAATGGTCAGGGTGGCGCGGGCTGCCCCGGTCGCCCGCACCGCCCCCCGCGCCGCGACCTCCACCACCGCACCCATATCAGGGGCGTCGGTCAGGTCGCGCATGAGTTCCTGCACCGCCTGAAGCCGCCCGTGCGAGGCGCTGAGCTGGGCGTAGGTGAGGCGCAATTCCTGCTCGGCACGCTCCCGGGCCCGGGTGCCCTCCGCAATCCATTCCACCGTAAAAAAGGTCACCGACGGCCCCACCAGGCCGTAGAACAGCAGGTGCGCCCAGATCTCCCGCACCGGATGGGCAAGCTGCGCGATGCCAAACTCCACCACGGCCACCACGAGCACGATCAGGGGCGGCAGCACATTCCGCACCAGCTTCACCCGGTCCGACAGCGGCACCCCCCGTGGGGCAGGTGGCGGCGAGGACAGGGAGGCGGGCGAGTCGGTCATGAGGACAGTCTAGGGATGCGGGGCCCACGAACCGTGACCGGAGTTGGGAGACCGCCTGCCGCCTTCGCCCCGGGAGAGGCGGAAACGGCGCTCTATCACTCCGTGGTCTCGGGCCCCGTCACCGTCCCGCGCCGAGCGGCATCCGCCACCTTCCACGCCACCTGCCGCAGAAAGCCCCGAAAGAGGCGGCTCTCGGCGCTGCTCATCAGGGCGCGGTCAAGCATCGCGCGCCACAGCCGCAGCGTGTGGCGGGCGCGCACCGCGTCGGTGTAGCCGATCAGCTCCATCGTGGCGTGCAGGTGGCCGTAGAGGGCCTCCATCTCCTCGCGGGTGGCGGTCTTGCGTTCGTAGGCAGGCGTCTCGTCCTGTGCCTGCAAAAACTCGTAGCACACCAGCAAGACGGCTTGGGCGACGTTGAGGCTCGCGTACGCGGCGGTCGGGACCCGTACCGTGAACTGACACTGCTCCAGGTCGCTGTTGACGAGTCCGGTCTCCTCCGGCCCAAACACCAGCGCGGGTGCCGAGGCCGCGCGCACCAGGCCCCTGACCTGGGCGGGGTGCCGGGGTGGAGGCAGGTCCGCGCGAACGCGGGCGGAGGTGCCTACAGTCAGGTCACGGTCGGCGAGCGCCTCGCGCAGGGTGGGATAGATGCGCGCTTCCCGCAGCAGGTCGGCGGCGTGCACCGCCATCGCCACCGCCTGACTGTCCAGGGGGTCGCAGCGCGGCGCAACCAGCCGCAGCTCCCGCGCGCCCATATTCAACATCGCGCGGGCGGCCGC is from Deinococcus sp. YIM 77859 and encodes:
- a CDS encoding glucose-1-phosphate adenylyltransferase family protein — encoded protein: MAPRIAGQKVLAIVLAGGKGSRLSPLTTERAKPAVPFLGTYRLIDFTLSNLVNSGLQDVWVIEQYLPHGLNDHLSGGRPWDLDRTRGGLVVMPPFSSPQNEEGEFAQGNAHALAQHAGLIREFGPDVVLVLSADHIYKLDYSDVIRAHVERRASVTMVTTEVEEAQASRFGNVRAGTQGKVTEFAYKPDEPLGPTVTAEIFAYDAAVLLETLAELEAQGELGDYGEQLLPALVKRGDAYAFPLKGYWMDVGTLGAYWQAHQDFLDGRGFPLDTPDWPFITSSISRPPTRIEGTARLEQALVCGGAVIGGEVIRSVVGPGAVVEAGAVVRDSVVQPGATVRAGARVRRAILDQEVTVEAGAEVGGGGADGPPAVIGARTTVQAGAKVEAGLIVEPRRTVRAGEEAQVTKEPEGDDRAGK
- the dusA gene encoding tRNA dihydrouridine(20/20a) synthase DusA, giving the protein MTAPTPAPHTLSVAPMLDWTDRHCRAFHRTLTRRTLLYTEMVTTGAVLHGDRERHLGFGAAEQPVALQLGGSDPAALAECARIAEDWGYCEVNLNCGCPSDRVQSGSFGACLMGTPDVVARAVEAMRRGTSLPVTVKHRIGIDDLDSYEHLTRFVRTVAEAGCETFIVHARKAWLSGLSPKENREIPPLRYEVVRQLKADFPHLTVVLNGGVLTLEAAREHLTWADGVMIGRAAYQDPYLLAAADRDVFGEDATPPTRREAIEAFLPYVAAQLAKGQPLHRMMRHTLGLFAGQPGARHWKRTLSEWGHRPGAGLEVVREALSGVPDSVLDARLDVVSSLTSHWDSRPAGDSGARRPVPAPFQAPAESEPV
- a CDS encoding NAD-dependent succinate-semialdehyde dehydrogenase; the protein is MTTPTQNERNSDPVTRSRAYFAGEWRSTPRTFEVIHPGNLEPIGAVADCTADDARRAIDAAEAALREWRRVNPYRRGQVLRRWHDLMLTHKEELARLMTLEMGKPITETRGEVHYAASFIEWCAEEAGRISGERITMRFDHKRGLTSLEPVGIVYAVTPWNFPAGMVTRKAAPALAAGCVMILKPAEQSPMTALYLAELWLEAGGPANTLQVLPTSDAAAFTVPFMEDERVRKLTFTGSTAVGRLLYQQAARTIKRVSLELGGHAPFLIFADADLEKAAREVIGSKFRNAGQTCISTNRVYVQREVAQEFTDILTAKTAQLVLGDPLLDTTNVGPVVEQAGLDKIQAQVEDALRRGAKVTVGGHVKEGLYFQPTVLTDVAEGSLILREETFGPVAPVVVFGTEEEALRLANDSEYGLAAYAYTRDLSRAWRVAEALEYGIVGINDGVPSAASPHVPFGGMKNSGVGREGGHWGLDEYLETKFISMGLD
- a CDS encoding CaiB/BaiF CoA-transferase family protein, which encodes MLPEEPNVAALPLAGVKVADFTRVLTGPFCTMLLGDLGADVIKVEPPGGDDTRAWGPPFQTSEGGKESSYFLSVNRNKRSVVLDLKTPEGREAARRLIAQADVLVENFRPGTFERLGFGWDALHAEFPRLIYASVSGFGQDGPYRDRAGYDVIAQGMGGLMSYNGDVGGPPVRVGVAVADVFSGALLTQAILAALYGRERSGRGQRLDVNLLESVIALGSSQVGRYLTTGEVPVPIGNDHRSIVPYGTLKCGDGLINVAVGNDALWRRFCQALELTELGRDPRFATNEGRVRHREELDTRLLSGLARFTRAEIMARLDAAGVPCGPVNNLAEVFADPHVRARHVAVSVPHASLGTTTVTAPPWDIGGARPPVRRAPPTLGQHTAEVLRELGLAEPAGNAD
- a CDS encoding acyl-CoA dehydrogenase family protein; this encodes MLDYFQARSLLGPDEQLVMQSVRSFVDSELMPRIAEWWDREELPVREVMREFGQMGLLGPTVPEAYGGAGATYSAYGAMMYELERCDSGLRSAASVQGSLVMHPIHVYGSEEQKREYLPGLASGELIGCFGLTEPDGGSDPGAMRTRARRDGGDYVLNGNKMWITNSPVADLAVVWAKDDAGVVRGFIVPRDAKGFSTPKIQRKMSLRASVTGEIVLEDCRIPAENLLPGSDGLKSPLGCLTSARFGIAWGAMGALEAVYETALAYTTGRSTFGKPIAQRQLVQDKLVRMVTDHSAGLLLAVQLGRLKDSGRMTFGRVSVAKRNNVRVALNGARLAREMLGGNGITTEYPVIRHMLNLETVDTYEGTHDIHTLIVGRDVTGLNALE
- a CDS encoding M20/M25/M40 family metallo-hydrolase, translating into MSSQQQHINREFLFALLREAAPRGFERRAADVWKREASGFARVSEDHYGNVYAELGPEDAPAIALLGHLDEIGLIVSHVGDEGFLSVLGIGGWDPQVLVGQRVRLLAPDGDIIGVVGKKAIHVLDPEERKQASRLEDLWIDVGLSQEEARARIPVGTPGVIEQEPLWVGDKIVSRALDNRVGAFIVLEALRALGGEDLKHRVVAVGTSQEEIGSYGAQVGSHRLRPVAGVAVDVTHETRQPGVSEKKYGVVPFGSGANLAVGPLTSPVILRQMIAAAQEKEIPYTLSANPRLTYTDADTMILSRSGVPAAVVSVPNRYMHSPNEMVDARDVRACIDLIAAWVRSLDAEPDFTR
- the apaG gene encoding Co2+/Mg2+ efflux protein ApaG, translating into MGHSTSPPAPDVRVHVNVFHLSAHSTPGRQVFTYVIRIENHSEETWQLLARHWQIVDAGGRQTVVDGEGVVGEQPVIPPGGVFVYDSFVTVQDTPGRMEGHYVMQDAWGMRAQVPILPFVLEVPGERMLN
- a CDS encoding GAF domain-containing sensor histidine kinase yields the protein MTDSPASLSSPPPAPRGVPLSDRVKLVRNVLPPLIVLVVAVVEFGIAQLAHPVREIWAHLLFYGLVGPSVTFFTVEWIAEGTRARERAEQELRLTYAQLSASHGRLQAVQELMRDLTDAPDMGAVVEVAARGAVRATGAARATLTIPGGLSASATREEPERPGTPLYPLRVAIPGGGALALHFDTPPTPETEALAQALAAEVATGVEAARQRTLDLMTLHSVDQSIRAERNMRRLLARVTHNMAERVGAGARAVYLRDQDGLLRLEYSGHAGGESGGGAPAPAFVARVAEAGTPLVASPQEAAEVFPEAKSALGLPMRDEEGLVGVLVLGDARPDAFAEARLPLLALLVGQATLAVRNARAYLYSEELAISDERARIAREIHDGVAQSLAFCALKLDLVARQLHSDPQGAEAEVRAATALLREQIREVRRSIFALRPIDLERYGLLETVRRYVEDFGQQNNLRTTLNVTGDIHLAPGDEAMVFRILQESLNNVAKHARAREVTVTLHGGERVTLRVQDDGAGFDPEQISGRVSSAGGLGLMQMRERVESRGGRYRILSSPGHGTLVEAEVPQA
- a CDS encoding RNA methyltransferase; this translates as MNLAVVLVSPKTPGNIGAAARAMLNMGARELRLVAPRCDPLDSQAVAMAVHAADLLREARIYPTLREALADRDLTVGTSARVRADLPPPRHPAQVRGLVRAASAPALVFGPEETGLVNSDLEQCQFTVRVPTAAYASLNVAQAVLLVCYEFLQAQDETPAYERKTATREEMEALYGHLHATMELIGYTDAVRARHTLRLWRAMLDRALMSSAESRLFRGFLRQVAWKVADAARRGTVTGPETTE